A single Notoacmeibacter ruber DNA region contains:
- the miaA gene encoding tRNA (adenosine(37)-N6)-dimethylallyltransferase MiaA, producing the protein MRSDGGVHGDTTLIAGPTASGKTALAVALARESGAAIVNADSMQVYDVLYRLTARPNDDELAAAPHHLFGHVPPSQTYSTGQWLRDVQDLLSGPLANRPVIFVGGTGLYFRALEGGLSEMPAVPDAIRESWRVRLKEEGPETLHSQLDEIDPLAAAAIGARDGQRIVRALEIFEATGVPLSEHQKKKGPSLLEPARTRRIVMLPEREWLRQRIADRFRIMISEGAIEEVRHLLSLDLDASLPAMKAIGVRPIAALLKNELSQEEAVEQSIHATRQYAKRQQTWFRTQLGDNWQRFDTLEELV; encoded by the coding sequence ATGAGAAGTGACGGTGGTGTGCATGGCGACACGACCCTGATAGCGGGGCCTACCGCGAGCGGCAAGACGGCGCTGGCAGTCGCTCTCGCGAGGGAATCGGGTGCCGCCATCGTCAACGCCGATTCGATGCAGGTCTATGATGTTCTCTACCGCCTCACTGCACGCCCGAATGACGACGAGCTTGCGGCGGCGCCCCATCATCTGTTCGGTCATGTGCCTCCCTCCCAGACTTATTCGACCGGACAATGGCTGCGTGACGTACAGGACCTGCTATCGGGCCCTCTGGCTAACCGTCCGGTCATCTTCGTGGGCGGAACGGGTCTTTATTTCAGAGCGCTCGAAGGCGGGCTTTCGGAAATGCCGGCTGTGCCGGATGCGATCCGAGAAAGCTGGCGCGTGCGGCTGAAAGAGGAGGGGCCCGAAACTCTCCATTCGCAACTGGATGAGATCGACCCCCTGGCGGCTGCTGCGATCGGCGCTCGCGATGGTCAGCGTATTGTGCGTGCCCTCGAAATTTTCGAGGCGACCGGAGTGCCGCTCAGCGAGCATCAAAAGAAAAAAGGGCCGTCGCTTCTGGAACCCGCCAGGACCCGGCGGATTGTTATGCTACCGGAACGGGAGTGGCTTCGTCAGCGGATCGCCGATCGTTTCCGGATCATGATAAGCGAGGGTGCAATTGAAGAGGTCCGACATCTGCTTTCTCTTGACCTGGATGCTTCGCTGCCGGCGATGAAAGCGATCGGCGTGAGACCGATTGCCGCACTGCTGAAAAACGAGCTTTCTCAAGAAGAGGCCGTGGAACAGTCGATCCACGCAACACGGCAATATGCCAAGCGGCAACAGACCTGGTTTCGGACGCAGCTGGGTGATAATTGGCAGCGCTTTGACACACTCGAAGAGCT